From the genome of Flavobacterium sediminis:
GTTATCAACCACGCCATTACGCAGGGCGGTAAAGACAGCAGGTACACGCTCATTCATATCGTGGAGAGTGTGGCATCCGCATCGCACTTTCACGACAGTACCGACGAGGAAACTGTAAAAGACAGGGAGTTTTTGGAGGAATACGCAAAGCAGTTACAGGACAACGGATATTTTGCTGATGCAAAACTAGGCTTTGGAAGGACTGCCAATGCCATTGCCGAAATCGTCAATCAGTCCGGTGCTGAACTGGTGGTAATGGGTGCACACGGGCATAAGGGATTGAAAGATTTGTTGTACGGCGCAACCATAAATCAGGTAAGGCATTTGGTAAATGTACCTGTGCTGGTTATCCCTAAAGAAAACACTGAAATAGTAAAAATTTAACCTTTAAAAATTGATAATATGAATAAACTGAATTGTTGGAAGTGCGTACTGCTATTGTCGTCGCTTCTTGGGTTGTTAATCCAAAGTTCTTAAAGTACTTTATGTAAATATTGCAAACTAAAAAGTCACGGGATATACCGTGACTTTAATTTGATTAAACTAATGAACTCAATCCCCCAAAATTGACCTGATTTTAATTTAAGGTGGCAGTTAATGAAATTTCTAAATTATATGCTTTTCCTACAGGACACATTGCTTTTGACTGTTCAGCGTATTTTAAAAAATCTTCATTGGTTAAACCAGGTATTTCTGCATCCAGTACCAAATCGGAATTAGTAATATCGAAGCTTGTTGCGGTTATAGTACAGGATGTTTCAATTTTCTCTGCCTCTATACCGTTGCTCGTGAGGATATAATTTAATGTCATTGTGTAACAAGCTGCGTGCGCTGCCGCCATTAATTCTTCCGGATTAGTAGCAGTAGTTTCTCCTTCTGCTTTATTGTGTTTAAAAACACTTCTACCAATAGTAGAATGCGATGCATCAAAATTTCCATTTCCGTTTTTAAAATTACCTTGCCATTTAGCTGTGATTTTTGCTTTCATTGTACTCTATTTTTAATTACATAACAAAATTACTGCTTCAGAGAAAGGCTATCAATACACATACTTCACACTTAATAGGACATTTTACCCATAAGTAGGGTTACATTGAATTTCGGAATGTAAGAGGTGAAGAGCCCGTTTGTGATTTGAAAAAGCGAAGAAAATAAGAATAGTCTTCGTACCCGAGATAAACAGCGATTTCTTTAATGCTTAACGTTGTATTGACAAGTAATCTTTTTGCCTGAAGGATAATTCGATTTTTGATAATTGTATTTGGAGCAATCTGTTTTTCTGTTACTATTTTTCGGTTGAGGTTTTTAGGTGTAAGATTGAGCATAGATGCATAATCTGCTACGGAGTGGATAGTTCGATAATTTTGCTCTACCAATTGGCTAAATTTTCTCGCCAGCTCTTTATCGAATGATACGGGGTGATAAATATCGTAGTCCTTTTTTGCAAGAGTTCGGGTAGCAAAAATAACAACCTGCTTGATATAGGTCTTAATCATTTCTTCCGCCCAAAAATCTTTTACCGCAATTTCCTCTTTAATAGAAATAAGTATTTTTTGAAAAATGTCTCTTTGATGTGCGGTGAGCGCTATAAAAGGAAGTTCAAAAACGTTGTCGAAAAGAAGTCCGTCACAAGCAAGCTCTTTATCGTGAAAAGCGATACAATAGAAATTCGGGTTAAAATAAACAATGCTTCCTTCCGAATTTTTAGATATTTTGAATTGTTGCCCTATACTAAAGAAAAGCAATGTACTTTCTTCAAAATCATAGTCAACAAAATCAACATTAACACGTCCTTCTTTTAAGAAAACAATTTTATAATTCTCGTCAAACCAAACTGTGTTGCTTACAATCCCATCTGGCATTCCAAAAAAATCGAAATAACCTATCATTTTATCCTGATTGTTCTCGGTCGCTATATCCATTCTCCTTTTTATATAAACAACAAAGCCCTGAAATAAATCAGGACTTTGCTAAAGTTACAAAAATTATAATGTTCCTCTGCGTTCTTGCTCTCTTTCGATAGATTGGAACAATGCCTTAAAGTTTCCTGCGCCGAAACCTCTTGCACCCATTCTTTGAATAACCTCAAAGAAAAATGTAGGACGGTCTTCAACTGGTTTGGTAAAGATTTGTAACAAATAGCCCTCTTCGTCCGCATCAATCAGAATACCCAACTCCTGCAATTCCTTGATATCTTCTTTAAAGCGGTGCATATGCGCTTTTAAGCGTTCAGGAATGGCATCATAATACGCTTGTGGCGGTCTTGACAGAAATTCAACCCCTCTTGATTTCAGGTCGTTTACGGTCTTTACAATATCATCCGTAGTTACGGCAATATGCTGAACGCCCTCGCCCTCGTAAAATTCAAGGTACTCTTCAATCTGTGATTTCTTTTTGCCCTCTGCGGGTTCGTTTATCGGGAATTTAATTCTGCCGTTACCGTTTGCCATTACTTTAGACATCAGGGCAGAATATTCGGTAGAAACCTGCTTATCATCGAATGACAGGAAGTTCTCAAATCCCATTACATCCTCAAACCATTTTACCCAGGTGTCCATTTGGTTCCAGTCCACATTGCCCACCATATGGTCAATATATTTTAGTCCCGCAGGCGCAGGGTTATATTCGGTTTCCCATTGCTCATAGCCCGGCATAAATATACCGTTGTAGTTTTTGCGTTCGGTAAACATAAAAATCGTTTCGCCATACGCATAAATGCCCGATTGTACCACTTCGCCGTTTTCATCGGTAGTTACAGTTGGTTCCATATAGGCTTTAGCACCTCTTTTCGTGGTTTCTTCAAAGGCTTTGCGGGCATCTTCTACCCAAAGACCCACTACTTTGATGCCGTCGCCGTGCTTCTTTACGTGTCCGTTAATTTCGGAATTAGAGCGCATCCCGGTCGTTAATACCAGTCTCACTTTGTCCTGCTTTACCACGTAAGAAGCCCTGTCCTGTAAGCCTGTTTCCAGTCCGGCATACGCCAACGACTGAAACCCGAAAGCTGATTTGTAATAGTGAGCAGCCTGTTTCGCATTGCCTACATAAAATTCCACGTAGTCTGTTCCTAAAATCGGTAAAAAATCTTGTGCGCCCTCGAATATCTTATCCAAGCCATATTCGACGTTCTTTAAATCGTTTGTCATTATATATGATTTTTAAAAATTATGTTATGTGTGATTTTGCAATAAAGATTGTTGCACAAAGAAGATTTGTGCAATCGTGTTGGGGTTGGGAACCCGAAGCTACAACATAGCCCGATGCAAAACGGAGAGAAAGGTTTTGATAGCCATTTTATAAAACAGTTAGCGTTATACTTCGATAAAAGTATTCCGCTTATTCTGAACGAGCACTATAATCAGTAAAAGTCATAAAACAAAGCCGGAATATTACAAGCGGAACCGTTTTTGAAATGCAATCAGTAAATATCATAAATCAAACAAGGAATTTCACAAACAGCTTAGCGCATTAT
Proteins encoded in this window:
- a CDS encoding universal stress protein, encoding MAYTTLYPLFSRKAFCEITPHDKPEPLQLQPFVPYRNIALTVDFKTLDHKVINHAITQGGKDSRYTLIHIVESVASASHFHDSTDEETVKDREFLEEYAKQLQDNGYFADAKLGFGRTANAIAEIVNQSGAELVVMGAHGHKGLKDLLYGATINQVRHLVNVPVLVIPKENTEIVKI
- a CDS encoding OsmC family peroxiredoxin, whose protein sequence is MKAKITAKWQGNFKNGNGNFDASHSTIGRSVFKHNKAEGETTATNPEELMAAAHAACYTMTLNYILTSNGIEAEKIETSCTITATSFDITNSDLVLDAEIPGLTNEDFLKYAEQSKAMCPVGKAYNLEISLTATLN
- a CDS encoding helix-turn-helix domain-containing protein — encoded protein: MDIATENNQDKMIGYFDFFGMPDGIVSNTVWFDENYKIVFLKEGRVNVDFVDYDFEESTLLFFSIGQQFKISKNSEGSIVYFNPNFYCIAFHDKELACDGLLFDNVFELPFIALTAHQRDIFQKILISIKEEIAVKDFWAEEMIKTYIKQVVIFATRTLAKKDYDIYHPVSFDKELARKFSQLVEQNYRTIHSVADYASMLNLTPKNLNRKIVTEKQIAPNTIIKNRIILQAKRLLVNTTLSIKEIAVYLGYEDYSYFLRFFKSQTGSSPLTFRNSM
- the hppD gene encoding 4-hydroxyphenylpyruvate dioxygenase; this encodes MTNDLKNVEYGLDKIFEGAQDFLPILGTDYVEFYVGNAKQAAHYYKSAFGFQSLAYAGLETGLQDRASYVVKQDKVRLVLTTGMRSNSEINGHVKKHGDGIKVVGLWVEDARKAFEETTKRGAKAYMEPTVTTDENGEVVQSGIYAYGETIFMFTERKNYNGIFMPGYEQWETEYNPAPAGLKYIDHMVGNVDWNQMDTWVKWFEDVMGFENFLSFDDKQVSTEYSALMSKVMANGNGRIKFPINEPAEGKKKSQIEEYLEFYEGEGVQHIAVTTDDIVKTVNDLKSRGVEFLSRPPQAYYDAIPERLKAHMHRFKEDIKELQELGILIDADEEGYLLQIFTKPVEDRPTFFFEVIQRMGARGFGAGNFKALFQSIEREQERRGTL